A portion of the Gigantopelta aegis isolate Gae_Host chromosome 10, Gae_host_genome, whole genome shotgun sequence genome contains these proteins:
- the LOC121384595 gene encoding asialoglycoprotein receptor 2-like, giving the protein MMKAGYFLTVCFILSVNKFLVEPASQCEGNALAVVDFEDKILYRHFLKKLHDVPTVAGCASVCARKVYCASFFYNIYSFICQLHYSVSDDPANSLPEAGSRYYVLYVDDITPRIFPNSLKTVCGWNFYSYSYYYDAQNGSEVCIRHSGDYTDTPDGARSLCTIDGGRLLQLETAAKNSFIQSIVSQYFNEHSVYIGGTRFNGVWVWNWDTDKTIQFYDWGVTKSQQPDGDGDCIRLSKSAKYLWSDGPCDSSHRFICEIVLED; this is encoded by the exons ATGATGAAGGCTGGATATTTTCTTACCGTATGCTTCATCCTGTCTGTCAACAAGTTTCTGGTGGAACCAGCCTCGCAGTGTGAAGGTAACGCGCTCGCCGTGGTAGACTTTGAGGATAAAATTCTGTATCGGCATTTTCTGAAGAAATTACACGATGTCCCGACAGTGGCTGGGTGCGCTTCTGTCTGTGCGAGAAAAGTATACTGCGCTTCGTTCTTCTACAACATATACTCCTTCATATGCCAGCTTCATTACAGTGTATCTGATGACCCTGCAAACAGTTTGCCTGAAGCCGGGTCTAGATACTACGTGTTATATGTCGACG ATATTACACCTAGAATATTTCCGAATTCACTTAAGACTGTCTGTGGTTGGAATttctactcctactcctactactatgATGCGCAGAATGGCAGTGAGGTGTGTATCAGACACAGCGGGGATTACACGGACACTCCTGATGGCGCTAGATCATTGTGCACAATAGACGGGGGCAGGCTACTACAACTGGAAACGGCGGCGAAAAACAGCTTCATTCAGTCCATTGTGTCACAGT ATTTCAACGAACACAGCGTATATATTGGTGGGACGCGCTTCAACGGTGTGTGGGTGTGGAACTGGGACACCGACAAAACGATTCAGTTTTACGACTGGGGCGTCACTAAATCGCAGCAACCCGACGGCGACGGCGACTGCATCCGACTGAGTAAATCCGCAAAGTACCTGTGGTCTGACGGTCCATGCGATTCTTCGCACAGGTTCATCTGTGAGATAGTCCTTGAAGATTGA